The following are encoded in a window of Arthrobacter sp. OAP107 genomic DNA:
- a CDS encoding ABC transporter permease, producing MTTYILKRLGQGLLTVFLTVSTVFVLIRLAPGDPAVSYAGPLATTEQLAKVREQFGLDRPVLEQYWIFLQQLFTGNLGTSYSFQAPAMQVVAERMPYTLTLATAAILLTAVIAIPLGVWMARRPDTNRELGVNVLTIAGQSMPDFWTGIMLLTGFAVLIPLFPASGFATWGGLVLPTVTIAILQIALISRMVRREMTANFAAPYLTVARSRGVGSPALTWRYAMGNSAIPVFTALGTRFAAMLNGVVVVEVVFAWPGVGSLIVRALETRDYPLIQATVLLTSLLAVAVQLVIDLAYPLLDPRVRLGKAAAA from the coding sequence ATGACCACGTACATCCTCAAGCGGCTGGGCCAGGGCCTGCTGACCGTGTTCCTGACGGTCTCCACGGTCTTCGTCCTGATCCGCCTCGCCCCCGGTGATCCGGCGGTGTCCTACGCCGGACCGCTGGCCACCACTGAGCAGCTGGCCAAGGTCCGCGAACAGTTCGGCCTGGACCGGCCCGTGCTGGAGCAGTACTGGATCTTCCTGCAGCAGCTGTTCACCGGCAACCTCGGCACGTCCTACTCCTTTCAGGCCCCGGCCATGCAGGTGGTGGCGGAGCGGATGCCGTACACCCTCACGCTCGCCACCGCGGCCATCCTCCTCACCGCCGTGATCGCCATCCCGCTGGGCGTGTGGATGGCCCGCCGACCGGACACCAACCGGGAACTCGGCGTCAACGTCCTCACCATTGCCGGGCAGTCCATGCCGGACTTCTGGACCGGCATCATGCTCCTCACCGGCTTCGCCGTCCTGATCCCGCTGTTCCCGGCCTCCGGCTTCGCCACCTGGGGCGGACTGGTCCTCCCCACCGTCACCATCGCCATCCTGCAGATAGCGCTGATCTCCCGGATGGTGCGGCGGGAAATGACCGCCAACTTCGCGGCCCCGTACCTGACCGTGGCGCGGTCCAGGGGAGTGGGCAGCCCGGCGCTGACCTGGCGTTATGCCATGGGCAATTCCGCCATCCCGGTCTTCACCGCCCTGGGCACCCGCTTCGCGGCCATGCTGAACGGCGTGGTGGTGGTGGAAGTCGTGTTCGCCTGGCCCGGCGTCGGCTCCCTGATTGTCCGGGCCCTCGAAACCCGCGACTACCCCCTCATCCAGGCGACGGTCCTGCTGACGTCGCTGCTGGCGGTAGCCGTCCAGCTGGTCATCGACCTCGCCTACCCGCTTCTTGATCCCCGCGTTCGTCTTGGAAAGGCGGCAGCAGCATGA
- a CDS encoding aldo/keto reductase: protein MVYNPLGGGLLTGKHSFEAKPSEGRFGDSKLAAMYTQRYWDKQLFDAVNALAGIASDAGISLAELSLRWLAYRDGVGSMLLGGSKVEQLRSNIAAVAKGPLPGDVTAECDAVGSGLRGPMPAYNR, encoded by the coding sequence ATGGTCTACAACCCGCTGGGCGGAGGCCTGCTCACCGGTAAGCACAGCTTCGAGGCCAAGCCTTCGGAGGGCCGCTTCGGGGATTCCAAGCTGGCCGCCATGTACACCCAGCGCTACTGGGACAAGCAGCTGTTCGACGCCGTCAACGCCCTGGCCGGCATCGCTTCGGACGCAGGCATCAGCCTCGCCGAGCTGTCCCTGCGCTGGCTCGCCTACCGGGACGGCGTCGGCTCGATGCTGCTGGGCGGCTCCAAGGTGGAGCAGTTGCGCTCCAACATCGCCGCCGTAGCCAAGGGCCCGCTGCCCGGGGACGTCACCGCCGAGTGCGACGCCGTCGGCTCCGGGCTCCGCGGTCCCATGCCGGCCTACAACCGCTGA
- a CDS encoding GAF and ANTAR domain-containing protein: MTEASEDSAVLQLQDILIGAESVDGFLDGLAAFAAATLTGLAGNGIECAVTLKRHRHTATVAGSSPRAVELDQIEQAVGDGPCIRALFTMAPELLDDVRTDGRWPEYQKQLAEHGVYTTLGVPLDIGEGASAAINFFGPAPGLFTPELFDRAVEFGELASRTLHLSVRIGSAQARAQNLEAAMQSRTAIDVACGVIMAQNRCSQKEAMDILAKVSSNRNRKLRDVAVELLGRLSGSEVETHFE, from the coding sequence ATGACTGAAGCGAGCGAAGATTCGGCCGTCCTCCAGCTGCAGGACATCCTGATTGGCGCCGAAAGCGTTGACGGCTTCCTCGACGGGCTGGCCGCGTTTGCCGCAGCCACGCTCACCGGTCTGGCGGGTAACGGCATCGAATGCGCCGTGACCTTGAAGCGGCACCGGCATACCGCCACTGTCGCCGGGAGCAGCCCCCGGGCAGTGGAACTGGACCAGATCGAGCAGGCCGTCGGGGACGGCCCTTGCATCCGGGCGCTGTTCACCATGGCGCCCGAACTCCTCGACGACGTCCGCACGGACGGACGGTGGCCGGAATACCAGAAGCAGCTGGCTGAGCACGGCGTGTATACGACGCTGGGCGTTCCCCTGGACATCGGGGAAGGTGCCAGTGCGGCGATAAACTTTTTCGGCCCTGCGCCGGGCCTGTTCACGCCCGAGCTGTTCGACAGGGCGGTCGAGTTCGGCGAGCTGGCCAGCCGCACCCTGCACCTGTCAGTGCGGATCGGGTCCGCCCAGGCCCGGGCGCAGAACCTTGAGGCTGCCATGCAGAGCCGGACGGCGATCGACGTCGCCTGCGGCGTCATCATGGCGCAGAACAGGTGCTCGCAAAAGGAAGCCATGGACATCCTGGCCAAAGTCTCCAGCAACCGGAACAGGAAGCTGCGCGACGTGGCCGTGGAACTCCTGGGCAGGCTCTCCGGATCAGAAGTCGAGACGCACTTCGAGTAG
- a CDS encoding SDR family oxidoreductase — MTDSRHAVITGCSSGIGKAIAGQLLADGWTVTGLSRSETSLGPGFRWLHADLSDPSSLAETAAGIDPADALVHAAGYQRTARLGELDPGALAGMFAVHVGAASALANEVVPRMPDGGRVLLIGSRTSTGAAGKSQYAATKAALMGMGRTWAQELAPRGITVNVLSPGPTDTPMLADPGRAATPPKLPALGRLVDPEDVAALAGFLLGPHGKSITGQNYVICGGASL, encoded by the coding sequence GTGACAGATTCCCGCCACGCGGTGATTACGGGCTGCAGCTCCGGCATCGGCAAGGCGATCGCCGGGCAGCTGCTCGCCGATGGCTGGACGGTCACCGGGCTGAGCCGCAGCGAGACCTCGCTGGGGCCCGGCTTCCGGTGGCTGCATGCGGATCTGTCCGACCCGTCATCACTGGCGGAGACGGCCGCGGGGATTGACCCCGCAGACGCGCTGGTGCACGCCGCCGGCTACCAGCGCACCGCCCGGCTGGGCGAACTGGATCCCGGGGCGCTCGCCGGGATGTTCGCCGTCCACGTGGGGGCCGCCAGCGCGCTGGCCAACGAGGTGGTGCCGCGGATGCCCGACGGCGGCCGGGTGCTGCTGATCGGCAGCCGGACCTCCACCGGCGCGGCCGGCAAGAGCCAATACGCGGCCACGAAGGCGGCGCTGATGGGCATGGGCAGGACATGGGCGCAGGAGCTTGCCCCGCGCGGCATCACCGTGAACGTGCTGTCGCCGGGGCCCACGGACACGCCCATGCTGGCCGACCCCGGACGGGCGGCCACGCCGCCGAAGCTGCCGGCACTGGGCCGGCTGGTGGACCCCGAGGACGTTGCAGCGCTCGCCGGTTTCCTGCTCGGGCCGCACGGGAAGTCCATCACGGGCCAGAACTACGTGATCTGCGGCGGTGCCTCGCTGTAA
- a CDS encoding ABC transporter substrate-binding protein yields the protein MTVLPQGSEISRRRLLQFGAAAGFLLGTGSMAGCAGPTGLPGPSTLTLALNRSLVSLDNKLNQFDAAVTVQRAVRQGLTAIGPETKPILVLADRFEMTSPTAWTVRLREGVKYSDGTPLKIEDVATALKMYQQVQGSFVAGFFPEFPTVVPVDDRTFRMESKNPIPILDSLMSMILISPAAKNKPEELQEGVGTGPYVVTKFNRGAGTYSLKRNENYWGPAPKVDNVEVRFLPEESSRVIALRSGEVDVIDSITPDSREQLAGLPGVVLAEASSLRLNQIFYNFRKPSSHPLSDVRVRQALSWAVDGEALVKDVLVDSVSEAEGVVPSSLTGFAKTGNYTYDPEKAKATLKSLGVTDLNLKIIWETGEFASDTSVMEALVEMFGNIGVKTQLQQFEPGGNILAWRQGKQGDWDLLGNGFSSPTGLAITMMQGMYAGTAEKEKTRDTYQGYVIPDVQAKIQAASSEVDPVRRGQLLAAAQKAIWDTWPCAWAFVPKSVLAHQKRVAGLALAPTNSYPLVDVRLEA from the coding sequence ATGACCGTTCTTCCTCAAGGAAGTGAGATCTCACGGCGCCGCCTCCTGCAGTTTGGCGCAGCCGCCGGATTTCTCCTGGGCACAGGCTCCATGGCCGGGTGTGCCGGCCCCACGGGCCTGCCGGGACCCAGCACCCTGACGCTGGCCCTCAACAGGTCCCTCGTCAGCCTGGACAACAAGCTCAACCAGTTCGATGCCGCCGTCACCGTCCAGCGCGCCGTGCGGCAGGGACTGACCGCCATCGGCCCCGAAACCAAGCCGATCCTGGTCCTCGCGGACCGCTTCGAAATGACCTCGCCCACCGCGTGGACGGTGCGGCTGCGCGAAGGCGTCAAATACTCCGATGGCACGCCGCTGAAGATCGAGGACGTTGCCACCGCCCTGAAGATGTACCAGCAGGTACAGGGCTCCTTCGTCGCCGGGTTCTTCCCGGAATTCCCCACGGTGGTCCCGGTGGATGACCGGACGTTCCGGATGGAGTCCAAGAACCCCATCCCCATCCTCGATTCCCTCATGAGCATGATCCTGATCAGCCCGGCCGCCAAGAACAAGCCGGAGGAGCTGCAGGAGGGTGTGGGCACCGGGCCGTACGTGGTGACCAAGTTCAACCGCGGCGCCGGCACCTACAGCCTCAAGCGGAACGAGAACTACTGGGGCCCGGCCCCCAAGGTGGACAACGTCGAGGTCCGCTTCCTGCCGGAGGAATCCAGCCGCGTCATCGCGCTGCGCAGCGGCGAGGTGGACGTCATTGACTCCATCACCCCTGACTCGCGCGAACAGCTCGCCGGACTTCCCGGCGTCGTCCTGGCAGAGGCGTCCAGCCTCCGGCTGAACCAGATCTTTTACAACTTCCGCAAGCCGTCCAGCCACCCGCTGTCCGACGTCCGCGTCCGCCAGGCCCTCAGCTGGGCGGTGGACGGCGAGGCACTGGTCAAGGACGTGCTGGTCGACTCGGTCAGCGAGGCCGAAGGCGTGGTCCCGTCCAGCCTCACCGGCTTCGCCAAGACCGGCAACTACACCTACGATCCGGAGAAGGCCAAGGCCACGCTGAAGAGCCTCGGCGTCACCGACCTGAACCTGAAGATCATCTGGGAAACCGGCGAGTTCGCCTCCGACACCTCCGTGATGGAGGCGCTCGTGGAGATGTTCGGCAACATCGGCGTGAAGACGCAGCTGCAGCAGTTCGAGCCCGGCGGCAACATCCTGGCCTGGCGCCAGGGCAAGCAGGGCGACTGGGACCTGCTGGGCAACGGCTTCAGCAGCCCCACCGGCCTGGCCATCACCATGATGCAGGGCATGTATGCCGGCACCGCGGAAAAGGAAAAGACCCGCGACACCTACCAGGGGTACGTGATCCCGGACGTGCAGGCCAAGATCCAGGCCGCGTCCTCCGAGGTGGATCCGGTACGCCGCGGACAGCTGCTCGCCGCCGCGCAGAAGGCCATCTGGGACACCTGGCCGTGCGCCTGGGCGTTCGTTCCCAAGTCGGTCCTGGCCCACCAGAAGCGTGTGGCGGGCCTGGCACTGGCGCCCACCAACTCCTACCCCCTTGTTGACGTCCGGCTGGAGGCCTGA
- a CDS encoding DeoR/GlpR family DNA-binding transcription regulator, which translates to MTTAKARREEIYHLAVTTGLASVEELSRHFRVTASTIRRDLAHLNEQGKLARTYGGAVALGAHPEPSLRQRTGEAYEQKHAIAAWAAAEVKDGENLLLDGGSTVGALAHALRGRENLSVTTPGINTLQELADSPGILVDCLGGRLRGVSQTFVGPLAEAALERMSFDRVFLGADAVTADDGLCEADHAQTRLKELMARRGDAVYVLADSGKLGKRPFHAWAKLGQPWTLVTDSGADPAQVALFREAGVQVQLVPVGQQASA; encoded by the coding sequence ATGACCACCGCCAAAGCCAGGCGCGAAGAGATCTACCACCTCGCCGTCACCACAGGGCTGGCGTCTGTGGAGGAGCTGTCGCGGCATTTCCGGGTGACCGCCTCCACCATCAGGCGCGACCTCGCCCACCTCAACGAACAGGGGAAGCTGGCCCGGACTTACGGCGGGGCCGTGGCGCTGGGTGCGCACCCGGAGCCGTCCCTGCGGCAGCGGACCGGCGAGGCGTACGAGCAAAAGCACGCCATTGCGGCCTGGGCTGCGGCCGAGGTGAAGGACGGCGAGAACCTCCTGCTCGACGGCGGTTCCACCGTCGGTGCCTTGGCGCACGCCCTGCGTGGCCGGGAAAACCTGTCCGTCACCACGCCGGGAATCAACACCCTGCAGGAACTCGCCGACTCGCCGGGGATCCTCGTGGACTGCCTCGGCGGCCGGCTGCGCGGCGTGAGCCAGACGTTCGTTGGTCCGCTCGCTGAGGCCGCCCTGGAGCGCATGAGCTTTGACCGGGTGTTCCTGGGCGCGGACGCCGTCACCGCCGACGACGGGCTCTGCGAGGCGGACCATGCGCAGACCAGGCTGAAGGAGCTCATGGCCCGGCGCGGCGACGCGGTTTACGTCCTGGCCGATTCCGGCAAGCTGGGGAAGCGGCCCTTCCACGCCTGGGCAAAGCTTGGCCAACCGTGGACCCTGGTGACGGATTCCGGCGCAGACCCGGCCCAGGTGGCGCTGTTCCGGGAGGCAGGCGTGCAGGTGCAGCTGGTTCCAGTAGGGCAGCAGGCTTCGGCGTAG
- a CDS encoding ATP-binding cassette domain-containing protein, whose amino-acid sequence MTKPFLSVENLVVDYHVPGGTFRAVDDVSFSVDKGKTIAVVGESGCGKSTIAKALMRLVTPASGRIELDGTDLAALSEAKLRPLRSKFQMVFQDPYGSLDPHLTAQEIVAEPLKLQGVRSKAERHKEAAKLIDQVGLPARSLDRHPAEFSGGQRQRIGIARALASKPELLVCDEATSALDVSVQAQVLRLLKSIQDETGITYVFISHNLGVVQEISDSVMVMQRGKLVEHGTTAQVLTAPKEDYTRKLRRAALDPSTMRGLKPRHVVRSLALKGA is encoded by the coding sequence ATGACTAAGCCGTTCCTGTCCGTCGAGAACCTCGTGGTGGACTACCACGTGCCGGGCGGAACGTTCCGTGCCGTGGATGACGTCTCCTTCTCCGTGGACAAGGGCAAGACGATCGCCGTCGTCGGTGAGTCCGGCTGCGGAAAGTCCACCATCGCCAAGGCACTGATGCGGCTGGTGACGCCGGCCAGCGGCCGGATCGAACTGGACGGCACGGACCTGGCCGCGCTCAGCGAAGCAAAGCTGAGGCCGCTCCGTTCCAAGTTCCAGATGGTCTTCCAGGACCCCTACGGCTCCCTGGACCCGCACCTCACCGCCCAGGAGATCGTGGCCGAGCCGCTGAAGCTGCAGGGCGTCCGGTCCAAGGCCGAACGGCACAAGGAAGCCGCGAAGCTGATCGACCAGGTGGGCCTGCCGGCCAGGTCCCTGGACCGCCACCCCGCGGAATTCTCCGGCGGCCAGCGGCAGCGCATCGGCATCGCCCGCGCGCTCGCCTCCAAGCCGGAACTGCTGGTCTGCGACGAAGCCACGAGCGCGCTGGACGTGTCCGTCCAGGCCCAGGTGCTGCGGCTGCTGAAGTCCATCCAGGACGAAACCGGCATCACCTACGTGTTCATCTCGCACAACCTTGGCGTGGTGCAGGAGATCAGCGATAGCGTCATGGTCATGCAGCGCGGCAAGCTCGTGGAGCACGGAACAACGGCGCAGGTGCTGACCGCGCCCAAGGAGGACTACACCCGCAAGCTCCGCCGCGCCGCCCTCGACCCGTCCACCATGCGCGGCCTCAAGCCGCGCCACGTCGTCCGGTCGCTGGCCCTGAAAGGCGCCTGA
- a CDS encoding ABC transporter ATP-binding protein — MNAQAEQALLEVRDFQVELITDAGIIRAVDSVNFSIHRGETVTIIGESGSGKSTTAMGILRLLPDDLAVLSGTVLIDGVDVVAVPKAIDKVRGRTLALIPQDPMTALSPVHSIGSQLFEAIRIAGAAARDKDAVRARAVRLLEQVHIPTPEVQLKKYPHQLSGGMLQRVLIAMALASEPQLLVADEPTSALDVTVQAGILDLLLELQEQRGIGILMITHDLGVARLISDRIHVMKDGSFVESGEVQQIVEHPATEYTRSLLAAVPVLGPWDETPAGDPSQSTAAAAGDAALTSTGGQHD; from the coding sequence ATGAACGCACAAGCTGAGCAGGCACTGCTCGAGGTCCGCGACTTCCAGGTGGAGCTGATTACCGACGCCGGGATTATCCGGGCCGTGGATTCAGTGAACTTCAGCATCCACCGCGGCGAAACGGTCACCATCATCGGTGAGTCCGGTTCCGGCAAATCGACGACGGCGATGGGCATCCTCCGGTTGCTCCCGGACGATCTGGCGGTGCTTTCCGGAACCGTGCTCATCGACGGCGTGGACGTGGTGGCCGTACCCAAGGCCATCGACAAGGTCCGCGGCCGGACCCTCGCGCTCATTCCGCAGGACCCGATGACCGCGCTGAGCCCCGTGCACTCGATCGGCAGCCAGCTTTTCGAAGCCATCCGGATCGCGGGCGCCGCCGCCAGGGACAAGGACGCCGTCCGGGCCCGCGCCGTCCGGCTGCTGGAACAGGTGCACATCCCGACGCCGGAGGTGCAGCTGAAGAAGTACCCGCACCAGCTCTCCGGCGGCATGCTCCAGCGCGTCCTGATTGCCATGGCGCTGGCCAGCGAACCGCAGCTGCTGGTGGCCGACGAACCCACCTCGGCGCTGGACGTCACGGTGCAGGCCGGCATCCTGGACCTGCTCCTGGAGCTCCAGGAGCAGCGTGGCATCGGGATCCTGATGATCACCCACGACCTCGGGGTGGCCCGGCTCATCTCGGACCGCATCCACGTGATGAAGGACGGCTCCTTCGTTGAGTCCGGAGAGGTCCAGCAGATCGTGGAACACCCGGCCACCGAGTACACCCGCAGCCTGCTGGCCGCGGTGCCCGTTCTGGGCCCGTGGGACGAAACCCCGGCCGGCGACCCCTCACAGTCCACAGCCGCCGCGGCCGGCGACGCCGCCCTGACCAGCACCGGAGGCCAGCATGACTAA
- a CDS encoding exo-alpha-sialidase: MQTTNAGYSTITPDGAVKRADGVDFAYLPAPTVQSHAANLLTLPDGRLGCVWFGGTQEGVPDISIWFSTLEPGSSQWSPAEQLSDDSTRSEQNPILFTAPDNRLWLLYTAQKAGNQDTAEVRRRTSTDSGRTWGPVETLFPANKTGGVFVRQLPVLLPSGRLIIPIFRCITTPGEKWVGNSDDSAVMVSDDGGATWSEHILPGSLGCVHMNIQPVVDGSLLALFRSRWADSIYESRSTDDGTTWSEPVPTELPNNNSSIQFAALADGRLALVYNHSRAEENTERRLSLYDEIDDDGLAAEQGQPAEPSPTAGAGTGDGGRRAFWGTPRSPMTLAISEDSGRSWPIRRNLDVGDGYCLSNNSRDGLNREYSYPSIHQGPDGALNIAYTYFRQAIKFVRVDPQWAYEGSATPGGDNEAGGTP, translated from the coding sequence ATGCAGACCACCAATGCCGGCTACAGCACCATTACACCTGACGGCGCGGTGAAGCGCGCGGACGGCGTTGACTTCGCCTACCTGCCGGCACCCACCGTGCAGAGCCACGCCGCCAACCTCCTGACCTTGCCGGACGGCCGCCTCGGCTGCGTATGGTTTGGCGGAACCCAGGAGGGCGTGCCGGACATCTCCATCTGGTTCTCCACCCTGGAGCCGGGCAGCAGCCAGTGGTCACCCGCGGAGCAACTGTCGGATGACTCCACCCGCTCCGAGCAGAACCCGATCCTGTTCACGGCGCCGGACAACCGGCTCTGGCTCCTGTACACCGCGCAAAAGGCGGGCAACCAGGACACGGCGGAGGTCCGCCGTCGTACTTCCACGGACAGCGGCCGCACGTGGGGACCGGTGGAAACGCTGTTCCCCGCCAACAAAACGGGCGGCGTGTTCGTCCGGCAGCTGCCGGTGCTGCTCCCGTCCGGCCGCCTGATCATCCCGATCTTCCGCTGCATCACCACGCCGGGGGAGAAATGGGTGGGCAACAGTGATGACAGTGCCGTGATGGTTTCCGACGACGGCGGGGCCACCTGGAGCGAGCACATCCTGCCGGGGAGCCTGGGCTGCGTCCACATGAACATTCAGCCCGTGGTCGACGGCTCGCTGCTGGCGCTCTTCCGCAGCCGCTGGGCAGACTCGATCTACGAATCCCGTTCCACCGACGACGGCACCACCTGGAGCGAGCCCGTCCCCACGGAGCTGCCCAACAACAACTCCTCCATCCAGTTCGCGGCGCTCGCCGACGGCCGCCTGGCGCTGGTCTACAACCACAGCCGCGCGGAGGAGAACACCGAACGGCGCCTCTCGCTCTACGACGAGATTGACGACGACGGCCTGGCCGCCGAACAGGGCCAGCCCGCCGAACCTTCCCCAACCGCCGGCGCCGGAACGGGTGACGGCGGGCGGCGCGCCTTCTGGGGGACGCCGCGCTCGCCCATGACGCTGGCCATCTCCGAGGATTCGGGCCGCAGCTGGCCCATCCGGCGGAACCTCGACGTGGGGGACGGCTACTGCCTTTCCAACAACTCCCGCGACGGCCTGAACAGGGAATACTCCTACCCGTCCATCCACCAGGGCCCGGACGGGGCGCTGAACATCGCCTACACCTACTTCCGGCAGGCCATCAAATTTGTCCGCGTGGACCCGCAGTGGGCGTACGAGGGCAGCGCCACTCCCGGAGGGGACAACGAAGCCGGCGGCACGCCGTGA
- a CDS encoding aldolase/citrate lyase family protein has product MTSELATEFARKVRAREQAVGYWAVLDAPVATERISRLGYDYVALDAQHGLLGYSGMLNGLMAIDAGHTAVGMVRVEANDFTAIGKALDAGAVGVIVPLVNNATDAAAAVAAAKYPPLGGRSYGPMRSALRIGPVPAEANAATLVFAMIETPEGLTNVKEICATPGLDGIYVGPSDLAIAVGGAFPGDPAIEAEFNAALETIADAAASAGIAAGIHTAAGEIAAQRRRQGYTFTTVASDLTHLELAAKAHLAAARSEG; this is encoded by the coding sequence ATGACATCTGAACTCGCTACCGAATTCGCCCGCAAGGTCCGCGCCCGCGAGCAGGCCGTCGGCTACTGGGCAGTGCTGGACGCGCCCGTGGCAACGGAACGCATCAGCCGGCTCGGCTACGACTACGTGGCCCTGGACGCGCAGCACGGGCTGCTCGGCTACTCCGGCATGCTGAACGGCCTGATGGCCATCGACGCCGGGCACACCGCCGTTGGCATGGTGCGGGTGGAGGCCAACGACTTCACCGCGATCGGCAAGGCGCTCGACGCCGGCGCCGTCGGCGTGATCGTCCCGCTCGTCAACAACGCGACGGACGCCGCCGCGGCCGTCGCGGCAGCCAAGTACCCGCCACTGGGCGGCCGGTCCTACGGACCCATGCGCTCGGCCCTGCGGATCGGACCGGTGCCCGCCGAAGCCAACGCCGCCACCCTGGTCTTCGCCATGATCGAGACGCCCGAGGGGCTGACCAACGTGAAGGAGATCTGCGCGACGCCCGGCCTGGACGGCATCTACGTGGGCCCCTCGGACCTGGCCATCGCCGTCGGCGGTGCCTTCCCGGGCGATCCCGCCATCGAGGCCGAGTTCAACGCGGCGCTGGAAACCATCGCCGACGCTGCCGCCTCGGCGGGCATCGCCGCGGGCATCCATACCGCCGCCGGCGAGATCGCCGCCCAGCGGCGGCGCCAGGGCTACACGTTCACCACCGTCGCGTCGGACCTGACCCACCTGGAGCTCGCTGCGAAGGCGCACCTGGCGGCCGCCAGGTCGGAGGGCTGA
- a CDS encoding aldo/keto reductase: MSKQPEGTPVEGLKLPISRLVLGTMTFGDTADEATAGRMVEEALDAGITTIDTANAYVGGVTEEMLARLLKGRRDEVVLASKAGMPHADHGEHSPLSPQGLRNSVEGSLRRLGVDSIDLFYLHQPDRATPLQDTLRTVAELAAEGKIGALGVSNFAAWQIADVIHVAREVGAPTPVVAQQLYNLVARRVEEEYLEFAAHPQRPHHGLQPAGRRPAHR; this comes from the coding sequence ATGAGCAAGCAGCCAGAAGGCACCCCGGTGGAAGGACTGAAGCTTCCCATCTCACGGCTGGTCCTGGGCACCATGACGTTCGGCGACACCGCCGATGAGGCCACCGCCGGACGCATGGTGGAGGAGGCGCTCGACGCCGGCATCACCACCATCGACACCGCCAACGCTTACGTGGGCGGCGTGACGGAGGAAATGCTCGCCCGCCTCCTCAAGGGCCGTCGCGACGAGGTGGTCCTCGCGTCCAAGGCCGGGATGCCGCACGCGGACCACGGCGAGCACAGTCCGCTGTCCCCGCAAGGGCTGCGCAACAGCGTGGAGGGCAGCCTGCGCCGGCTCGGCGTGGACAGCATCGACCTGTTCTACCTCCACCAGCCGGACCGGGCCACCCCGCTGCAGGACACCCTGCGCACCGTGGCCGAGCTGGCGGCGGAAGGGAAGATCGGGGCGCTGGGCGTCTCCAACTTTGCCGCCTGGCAGATTGCCGACGTGATCCATGTGGCCCGTGAGGTGGGTGCGCCCACCCCGGTCGTGGCGCAGCAGCTCTACAACCTGGTGGCCCGGCGGGTGGAGGAGGAATACCTCGAGTTCGCCGCCCACCCACAACGTCCACACCATGGTCTACAACCCGCTGGGCGGAGGCCTGCTCACCGGTAA